A portion of the Neorhodopirellula lusitana genome contains these proteins:
- a CDS encoding AraC family transcriptional regulator gives MAETTASFAQTIANPPSVQSHAIPVNDMRSQQISSSHAFQFAAKNAFAMPAGIPLGRSGWRHHPMNELRRILLLIETTSAYGRALLEGIGEYGDAHGGWRFYVEERGITDRPPAWLSNWEGDGIIFRSHSKFMLDAIQNCGVPAVDTNYKNSRHDHPSVYIDDEAVAEAAVNHFLERGFTNFGFCSVDNEQWVWKRCSSYLGALAAEGMSCHTWSLPDTKRNANWEQLLDDLCRWVTQLPKPIAIFAANDLSGIRLSDACRIGKIAVPDQVAILGADNDTTLNRFCSPPLSSVDPNASRIGYEAARLLDQLMSGEEPPQQQLLLPPAGVIARQSTDVTAINDSELALALTYIRQHACEGIAVSDVVKHLAVSRATLERRFASGLGCTPKQEIFRVRMKHVKRFLDNTDDGLAEIASHTGFGTPFHLSTAFKRSTGISPTAYRQSRRKSGTKFKTKKP, from the coding sequence ATGGCGGAAACTACAGCAAGTTTCGCACAGACGATCGCCAACCCGCCCTCGGTTCAATCACATGCCATCCCAGTCAATGACATGCGATCCCAGCAGATTTCCTCTTCGCACGCATTTCAATTTGCGGCGAAAAACGCTTTCGCGATGCCTGCAGGAATCCCACTCGGAAGAAGTGGCTGGCGTCATCATCCCATGAACGAACTGCGGCGAATCCTTCTGCTGATCGAAACCACGAGTGCTTATGGCAGGGCATTGCTGGAGGGCATCGGCGAATATGGAGACGCCCATGGGGGATGGCGGTTTTATGTGGAGGAACGCGGTATCACGGATCGACCGCCAGCTTGGCTCAGCAACTGGGAAGGCGACGGAATCATTTTCCGTAGTCACAGCAAGTTCATGCTGGACGCGATTCAAAATTGCGGTGTTCCGGCAGTCGATACCAACTACAAGAACAGCCGTCACGATCACCCGTCGGTCTACATTGACGACGAGGCAGTTGCGGAAGCCGCGGTCAACCATTTCTTAGAACGCGGGTTCACGAATTTTGGCTTTTGCAGCGTGGATAACGAGCAATGGGTTTGGAAGCGATGCAGCAGCTATCTGGGTGCCCTCGCAGCCGAAGGGATGTCGTGTCACACGTGGAGCTTGCCAGATACGAAACGCAATGCCAATTGGGAACAGCTGCTCGACGACCTGTGCCGTTGGGTCACTCAACTCCCGAAGCCGATTGCCATTTTTGCCGCCAACGATCTGAGTGGAATACGATTAAGTGACGCATGTCGGATCGGCAAGATTGCTGTCCCGGACCAAGTCGCGATCCTAGGTGCAGACAACGACACAACGCTTAATCGCTTTTGTTCGCCCCCACTGTCCAGTGTTGATCCAAACGCTTCAAGGATTGGCTACGAGGCGGCCCGTTTGCTTGATCAGTTGATGTCGGGCGAGGAACCGCCACAGCAACAACTGTTGCTGCCACCGGCTGGCGTCATCGCTCGACAATCAACCGACGTTACCGCAATCAACGACAGCGAGCTGGCACTGGCGTTAACCTACATCCGCCAGCATGCCTGCGAAGGCATCGCTGTCAGTGACGTGGTGAAGCATCTGGCGGTCTCCCGAGCAACACTGGAAAGACGCTTCGCTTCGGGTTTGGGTTGCACGCCGAAGCAAGAAATCTTCCGAGTCCGAATGAAACACGTGAAGCGTTTCCTAGACAACACGGACGACGGATTGGCGGAGATCGCGTCTCACACCGGCTTTGGCACTCCCTTCCACTTAAGCACTGCTTTCAAACGCAGCACCGGGATATCACCGACCGCGTATCGCCAATCACGACGCAAAAGCGGCACGAAATTCAAAACCAAGAAACCCTAG
- a CDS encoding sulfatase-like hydrolase/transferase, translating into MLGYWKPVFLFCTLGFAAVASAGEKPNVILIMADDVSWECFGCYGAEEYQTPHIDQLAARGMQFDHCYSSPICTPSRVKIMTGQYNFRNYTHFGYLNPQEKTFGHLMQSAGYRTAVAGKWQLNGLYHRAEGCEDSTRPSQAGFDESCLWQVTKLKAGPGGGERFWSPPLEQNGKLLTTDDNAGQYGPDLMSDFVCDFIQRRDEKPFFVYYPTVLVHNPFVPTPDTIGDAPTTQDANQAPRSKAAKKQNFIAMVRYLDKLVGKIVRAVEEAGKLENTLILFTADNGTNTSITSRWNGQAIKGGKGGTQDMGTHVPLVAYWKGHTPTGVVSNDFVDFTDFYATLAEAAGVTLSDDDPIDGRSFLPQLQGRKGNPRDWVLCHYQPYWGKFPGSQFARNETFKLYRDGDFYRVPQDLEELNRLTLGQAGEQGETARNRLQIVLDAAPPAPTLEAGKNVKQRPTYPDWKAIVTEE; encoded by the coding sequence ATGCTTGGGTATTGGAAACCAGTCTTTCTGTTTTGCACGCTGGGCTTTGCTGCAGTCGCATCCGCGGGCGAGAAGCCCAACGTGATCCTGATTATGGCGGACGATGTCAGTTGGGAATGCTTTGGTTGTTATGGTGCGGAAGAGTACCAAACACCCCATATCGATCAATTGGCTGCTCGCGGCATGCAGTTTGATCACTGCTATTCGAGTCCAATTTGTACCCCGTCACGCGTCAAAATCATGACTGGGCAGTACAACTTTCGGAATTACACCCACTTCGGGTATCTCAATCCGCAGGAAAAGACGTTTGGTCATTTGATGCAGTCGGCGGGGTACCGCACCGCGGTCGCCGGCAAGTGGCAACTCAACGGGCTGTATCACCGAGCGGAAGGCTGTGAAGACAGCACGCGTCCCAGTCAAGCTGGATTCGACGAGTCGTGTTTGTGGCAGGTGACTAAGCTCAAGGCTGGCCCGGGCGGTGGCGAGCGGTTTTGGAGTCCGCCGCTGGAACAGAATGGGAAGTTGCTAACGACAGATGACAATGCCGGTCAGTACGGCCCTGATCTGATGTCGGACTTCGTTTGTGATTTCATCCAGCGTCGCGATGAGAAACCGTTCTTCGTCTATTACCCAACCGTCCTGGTCCACAACCCGTTTGTGCCAACGCCTGATACCATTGGCGACGCACCCACCACTCAAGATGCGAATCAGGCCCCCAGAAGTAAGGCCGCCAAGAAGCAGAACTTTATCGCGATGGTCCGCTATCTGGATAAGCTTGTTGGGAAAATTGTCCGAGCGGTTGAGGAGGCGGGCAAGTTAGAGAACACGCTGATTTTGTTCACTGCTGACAACGGAACCAACACCAGCATCACCTCCCGTTGGAACGGGCAAGCGATCAAGGGCGGGAAGGGTGGTACCCAAGACATGGGCACGCACGTCCCGTTGGTTGCTTACTGGAAGGGGCACACACCGACAGGCGTTGTGTCCAACGACTTTGTCGACTTCACGGATTTCTATGCCACGCTTGCAGAAGCGGCGGGCGTGACGCTAAGTGACGACGATCCCATCGACGGCCGTAGTTTCTTGCCGCAGTTACAGGGACGGAAGGGGAATCCGCGTGATTGGGTGTTGTGCCACTACCAGCCGTATTGGGGCAAGTTCCCGGGGTCGCAGTTCGCTCGCAATGAAACGTTCAAACTGTATCGAGACGGAGACTTCTATCGTGTTCCTCAAGATCTAGAGGAACTGAATCGTCTCACGTTGGGGCAGGCGGGAGAGCAGGGTGAAACGGCTCGCAATCGGTTGCAGATCGTGTTGGACGCAGCCCCGCCGGCTCCCACGTTGGAAGCCGGCAAGAACGTCAAGCAACGACCTACCTATCCCGACTGGAAAGCGATTGTCACGGAGGAGTGA
- a CDS encoding PSD1 and planctomycete cytochrome C domain-containing protein, with product MLRSHSCVNKILLRLPGLVVLSLIAVGSLPLSLQAETADFPSEQLEFFEKQVRPLLSEHCYECHSAGTDSLQAGLMIDSRSALIEGGDSGESIIPGDAEGSLFMEAVRWESYEMPPKGKLPEPQIETLSKWIDMGAPWPKEAAPEVRAERKKFVLEERAQEHWAWQPIDDPAPPSVNDETWPRADLDRFVLAKLEDNELTPAADADRLAVMRRLYQDIIGLPPTPEQTHQFINDTVPGSLERLVNTLLESPHYGERWGRHWLDLVRYAESRGHEFDDDAINAFQYRDYVIRAFNADVPHDQLVREHIAGDLLDQPRINPEDGFDESILGTGFWFLGEWVHSPVDILKDESDRFDNMVDVMSKTFLGVTVACARCHDHKFDAISTADYYSLTGFLQSSDYRQVRFDSIVANRQVAEQLAAVDHDYRQQVRSLLAKQRLTLPETPPLPEAVANALVLDFNDVNANQFLQDGYIFGDRPHQAGDPFLSTSGEKPSIDFASRGYAVNDPAWNGLKAVGQYVTQSRSKVARLPRSGRTLRTPSFEVTGEIVGCSVSGAGHVVACVDSHRLVAGPLHSETIASIKKDASFVELNLTRYKGHRIHLEFTPAKDAQLEVAFVVQGSPAEVAKAKAAAAEVSYEKWEAFGAEVDDQCGDQLAELATSWKEARAPIEAAIVKKSRTAMAMLDGTGEDAHVYIRGNSAMPGDVEPRHFLTAIAGREPMKIASGSGRLELADNINDPANPLTSRVIVNRIWHYLMGRGIVPTTDDFGVLGQRPTHPELLDHLATQFLADGRSIKSMIRHIVLSRTYQMSSQVDADAVQADPLNLLWHHRPPKRLEGEAIRDSLLAIGGNLNETLYGPSVPVHLTSFMNGRGRPKKSGPLDGEGRRSIYVSIRRNFLSPFMLTFDTPVPFSTMGRRNVSNVPAQALILMNDPFVVAQASDWAERAMEHEELTDRIEWMYVSAFARKPTVAEFDVAMEFVGSDSSVDRWAAFAHALINTKEFIFLR from the coding sequence TTGCTCCGTTCCCACTCTTGCGTCAACAAGATTTTGCTCCGCTTGCCGGGGCTAGTTGTCTTGTCGCTCATCGCGGTCGGCAGCTTGCCACTGTCGCTTCAGGCCGAGACCGCTGACTTCCCAAGCGAGCAACTTGAGTTTTTTGAAAAACAGGTGCGTCCGCTGCTGAGTGAGCACTGCTACGAATGCCACAGCGCTGGCACGGATAGCCTGCAAGCCGGGCTGATGATCGACAGTCGGTCTGCGTTGATCGAGGGTGGTGATAGTGGCGAGTCGATCATCCCGGGCGATGCCGAAGGCAGTCTGTTCATGGAAGCGGTCCGCTGGGAATCTTACGAGATGCCTCCCAAAGGTAAGTTGCCCGAACCTCAGATCGAGACGCTGTCGAAGTGGATTGACATGGGGGCACCTTGGCCGAAAGAGGCGGCGCCGGAGGTGCGGGCCGAACGCAAGAAGTTCGTTTTGGAAGAACGGGCCCAAGAGCATTGGGCTTGGCAACCGATCGACGACCCAGCACCTCCATCGGTGAACGACGAGACGTGGCCGCGCGCTGATCTCGATCGCTTTGTTCTTGCCAAGCTGGAAGACAACGAGTTAACACCTGCCGCCGATGCGGATCGTTTGGCGGTGATGCGGCGTTTGTACCAGGACATCATCGGACTGCCGCCGACACCGGAACAAACGCATCAGTTCATCAACGACACGGTACCCGGCTCGCTTGAACGCTTGGTTAATACGTTGCTTGAGTCACCGCACTACGGTGAACGTTGGGGCCGCCATTGGCTTGACTTGGTTCGATACGCTGAATCACGCGGGCACGAGTTCGACGACGATGCGATCAACGCGTTCCAGTATCGAGACTATGTCATTCGGGCCTTCAACGCCGATGTGCCGCACGATCAGTTGGTGCGTGAGCATATCGCCGGTGACTTGTTGGATCAGCCACGGATCAATCCCGAGGATGGTTTTGATGAATCGATCCTGGGCACCGGGTTTTGGTTTTTAGGTGAATGGGTTCACTCACCGGTCGACATCCTGAAAGACGAATCGGATCGCTTCGACAACATGGTCGATGTGATGTCCAAGACCTTCCTCGGTGTGACGGTTGCTTGTGCTCGTTGCCACGATCACAAGTTCGATGCGATCTCAACGGCTGACTACTATTCGTTGACCGGGTTTTTGCAGAGCAGCGATTATCGTCAGGTGCGGTTTGACTCCATCGTGGCGAATCGACAGGTGGCGGAACAGCTTGCGGCCGTCGACCACGACTATCGCCAGCAAGTCCGTTCGCTGTTGGCGAAACAGAGACTGACATTACCTGAGACGCCTCCATTGCCTGAGGCCGTTGCCAACGCGTTGGTGTTGGACTTCAACGATGTGAATGCAAACCAGTTTCTGCAAGATGGATACATTTTCGGCGATCGTCCGCATCAAGCTGGCGATCCATTCTTGAGTACGAGCGGCGAGAAGCCTTCGATTGATTTCGCGTCACGTGGTTACGCGGTGAACGATCCGGCTTGGAACGGTTTGAAGGCGGTTGGGCAGTATGTGACCCAAAGCCGCAGCAAGGTGGCCAGGCTGCCACGCAGTGGTCGGACTTTACGCACACCGTCGTTTGAAGTCACGGGGGAGATTGTAGGATGTTCGGTGAGTGGGGCGGGGCATGTTGTCGCGTGCGTTGATTCGCATCGATTGGTTGCTGGCCCCTTGCATAGCGAAACGATCGCTTCGATCAAGAAGGATGCATCTTTTGTCGAGCTGAATTTGACTCGGTACAAGGGACACCGGATTCACCTGGAGTTCACGCCCGCCAAAGACGCTCAACTGGAAGTTGCGTTCGTTGTTCAAGGCAGCCCGGCTGAGGTGGCGAAAGCGAAGGCGGCTGCCGCAGAAGTTTCGTATGAAAAGTGGGAAGCTTTCGGCGCGGAAGTCGATGATCAGTGTGGGGATCAGCTCGCTGAACTGGCGACGTCGTGGAAGGAAGCACGCGCCCCCATCGAGGCAGCGATTGTCAAAAAGTCGCGAACTGCGATGGCGATGTTGGACGGCACCGGCGAGGACGCTCATGTCTACATCCGCGGGAACTCCGCGATGCCAGGCGACGTCGAGCCTCGCCACTTCTTGACGGCGATCGCAGGTCGCGAACCAATGAAGATCGCAAGCGGTAGTGGACGTTTGGAACTGGCCGACAACATTAACGATCCGGCGAACCCTCTGACGTCGCGTGTGATCGTGAACCGCATCTGGCACTACCTGATGGGACGAGGCATTGTGCCAACGACCGATGACTTTGGTGTCCTTGGTCAGCGTCCCACGCACCCGGAACTGCTGGATCATTTGGCAACGCAATTTTTGGCCGATGGCCGCAGCATCAAAAGCATGATTCGGCACATCGTGCTTTCTCGCACCTATCAGATGTCCAGCCAAGTGGACGCGGACGCGGTGCAGGCGGATCCCCTCAACTTGCTTTGGCACCATCGACCGCCGAAGCGTCTAGAGGGTGAAGCGATTCGAGATAGCTTGCTTGCAATTGGCGGCAACCTCAATGAAACGTTGTACGGTCCCTCGGTGCCAGTTCATCTGACCTCGTTCATGAACGGTCGCGGGCGACCAAAGAAAAGTGGTCCGTTGGATGGTGAGGGGCGTCGGTCCATCTATGTTTCGATTCGTCGGAATTTCCTGTCACCATTCATGCTGACGTTTGATACACCGGTTCCGTTTAGCACGATGGGGCGGCGAAATGTGTCTAACGTTCCCGCGCAAGCGTTGATTTTGATGAACGATCCCTTCGTCGTCGCTCAGGCTAGCGATTGGGCAGAGCGGGCGATGGAACATGAAGAACTAACGGACCGTATTGAGTGGATGTACGTCTCCGCGTTCGCTCGCAAGCCCACGGTGGCAGAGTTCGATGTGGCGATGGAGTTCGTTGGTAGTGATTCAAGCGTTGATCGCTGGGCAGCTTTCGCCCATGCGTTGATCAATACGAAAGAGTTCATTTTCCTAAGGTAA
- a CDS encoding NAD-dependent epimerase/dehydratase family protein, protein MAINQELVDERILITGGLGCIGSATVKWLLLNSQCQILVGVREVDPDRARGVLGAIDRSRITLVKVDVRDPDQVLTILDHHRVTRVVHLAGLQTPDCNEHRDLGLQVNLGGTQNVIEAIKAAASPLRRFVFASSMAVYGPRSSYPAGTVAMDSALCPVNVYGTWKLAGEQLTRLLHQETGIDAISLRPGALFGPGRDTGLTATPTTAMKHVAQGLPYEIPYSNHQDYQYVPDVGAAFGNAILEPFSGYGALTLPGHCLTTHQLVQEMREAAKLLGLSDRFQISVGSETVPFICEIDSQAIVAAFPKLKQTPVRQAVHDSIEFYVSRLRNGQTV, encoded by the coding sequence TTGGCGATCAATCAAGAACTTGTTGACGAGCGAATCCTGATTACTGGTGGGCTTGGCTGCATCGGCAGTGCCACGGTGAAGTGGTTGTTGCTGAACTCACAGTGCCAAATTTTGGTGGGCGTACGTGAGGTCGATCCCGATCGGGCACGCGGTGTTCTTGGTGCGATCGATCGAAGTCGAATCACGTTGGTGAAAGTGGATGTTCGGGATCCGGATCAGGTGCTAACGATCCTGGATCATCACCGAGTTACCAGGGTCGTCCATTTGGCTGGCCTGCAAACTCCGGATTGCAATGAACACCGCGACCTCGGGCTGCAAGTCAATCTGGGTGGAACGCAGAATGTGATTGAAGCAATCAAGGCGGCGGCATCCCCATTGAGGCGGTTTGTGTTCGCCAGTTCGATGGCGGTCTATGGGCCGCGCAGTTCCTATCCCGCCGGCACCGTTGCGATGGATTCGGCACTGTGTCCCGTCAACGTGTATGGAACCTGGAAATTGGCCGGTGAGCAGTTGACGCGATTGCTGCATCAGGAGACTGGAATCGATGCAATTTCATTGCGACCCGGTGCATTGTTTGGTCCTGGTCGTGATACTGGTTTGACGGCCACGCCCACGACGGCCATGAAGCACGTTGCACAGGGATTGCCGTATGAAATCCCGTATAGCAATCACCAAGACTATCAATATGTACCGGACGTTGGAGCTGCTTTTGGCAACGCGATTTTGGAACCGTTCTCCGGTTACGGCGCGTTGACGCTGCCAGGCCATTGTTTAACGACCCACCAGCTTGTCCAAGAGATGCGTGAGGCTGCAAAGTTATTGGGTTTGAGTGATCGCTTTCAGATTTCAGTTGGTTCGGAAACTGTTCCGTTCATCTGTGAAATCGACTCCCAGGCGATTGTCGCTGCGTTTCCAAAGTTGAAGCAAACGCCGGTCCGACAAGCGGTCCATGATTCGATCGAGTTCTACGTATCGCGACTGAGGAACGGGCAAACCGTTTGA
- a CDS encoding DUF1501 domain-containing protein, which yields MLKRSASGFGALALSALGLDRAYSSGIADLGKALHGPHHKVTAKNVIFLYMDGGPSQVDTFDPKPLLDKFDGKDPGALFDVEPTQFNNNGNVLASPWKFKQYGESGLPVSSLFPHVASCADDLAVIRSMTSEFPEHTFANYFLHTGSGLQGRPSMGAWVNYGLGSECNNLPGFVVLNGGLVPPGGLDCFGSGFLPASYQGSVFLPKGTGVANIKRTEATDQEQLSKLDLVRQLDGFAESQFGKHDSLESAIRNYELAYSMQMAVPEVMSLADEPAHIKKMYGMEAEFEHTRTYAAQCLIARRMIESGVRFIELTCPNTRGDRWDQHSNLKEGHENNARAVDQPIAGLLKDLKQRDMLKDTLVVWAGEFGRTPFAQGANGRDHNQFGFTVWMAGGGVKAGTVYGATDEWGYKAVENRVEMHDFHATMLHLMGVDHTRSTFRFGGRDMRLTDVKGHVIHDVIA from the coding sequence ATGCTGAAACGTTCGGCCAGCGGGTTTGGTGCGTTGGCCTTATCCGCCCTCGGTCTCGATCGCGCGTACTCATCCGGTATCGCTGATTTGGGGAAGGCGTTGCATGGGCCGCACCACAAGGTGACGGCCAAGAACGTGATTTTCCTTTACATGGACGGCGGGCCTTCCCAGGTCGATACATTTGACCCGAAGCCACTGCTTGATAAGTTTGACGGGAAAGATCCGGGAGCTCTGTTCGATGTCGAGCCGACTCAGTTCAATAACAATGGCAACGTCTTGGCGAGCCCTTGGAAATTCAAGCAGTACGGTGAGTCTGGGTTGCCGGTCAGTAGTCTGTTCCCGCATGTCGCCTCGTGTGCGGACGACTTGGCCGTGATTCGCTCGATGACATCCGAGTTCCCTGAACACACCTTTGCGAACTACTTCTTGCACACCGGCAGCGGTTTGCAAGGTCGACCCAGCATGGGAGCGTGGGTGAATTATGGCTTGGGCAGTGAATGCAATAACCTGCCCGGTTTCGTGGTGTTGAACGGTGGCTTGGTTCCACCGGGCGGTTTGGATTGCTTTGGCAGTGGCTTCCTGCCGGCCAGTTACCAGGGGTCGGTGTTTTTGCCCAAGGGCACCGGCGTTGCCAACATCAAGCGAACCGAAGCAACCGATCAGGAACAGCTGAGTAAGTTGGACTTGGTTCGCCAACTCGACGGCTTCGCGGAAAGCCAGTTTGGAAAACACGACAGCTTGGAGTCGGCGATTCGCAATTATGAACTTGCGTATTCGATGCAGATGGCGGTTCCCGAGGTGATGTCGCTTGCCGATGAACCGGCCCACATCAAGAAGATGTACGGCATGGAAGCGGAGTTCGAGCACACTCGAACTTACGCGGCCCAGTGCTTGATTGCTCGACGGATGATTGAGAGTGGCGTGCGATTCATTGAGTTGACTTGCCCTAACACACGTGGTGACCGTTGGGACCAGCATTCCAATTTGAAGGAAGGGCACGAGAACAATGCCCGTGCCGTCGATCAACCGATTGCCGGTTTATTAAAGGACTTGAAACAACGTGACATGCTGAAAGACACGCTGGTTGTTTGGGCGGGCGAGTTCGGGCGTACGCCGTTCGCTCAAGGAGCAAATGGTCGCGATCACAACCAGTTCGGCTTCACCGTGTGGATGGCTGGTGGCGGGGTGAAGGCTGGCACGGTGTATGGCGCGACCGACGAGTGGGGCTACAAGGCAGTCGAAAACCGTGTCGAAATGCATGATTTTCACGCGACGATGTTGCACCTAATGGGTGTTGACCATACTCGCAGTACGTTCCGGTTCGGTGGACGTGACATGCGATTGACCGACGTCAAGGGACACGTCATCCACGACGTGATCGCTTAG
- a CDS encoding AraC family transcriptional regulator — protein MKNDRRRVALIIESSRSYGRNLLRGIAQYSRTHGNWSLMHEEMTIDASLPQWLAGAGVNGVIARVDSHTLDPLRQLSIPIVDVRCRNAHAGIPQVETDDHAVARLAYQHLSERGFQRFAFCGFREAHYSYNRLRFFRECCEANGQSLAVYETDGATKPITSIERAGLTDDLALSRWLKSLQPATGLLVCNDIRGHQVLAACRDAGILVPDELGVVGVDDDDVICPLCDPPLSSVRPDAERVGYRAAAVLDELMQGNPVDDTMELVPPVTVTQRMSTQVSAVEDRELARVCRFIREHACDGIDVNDVVEYSALSRRALERRFRQELDRTPHQELMNVQVARVKQLLKETSLKLEQVSRMAGYSHPERLGVVFKRETGMTPGEYRRQANHAGGDNVIQVE, from the coding sequence ATGAAGAATGACCGCCGACGTGTCGCCCTCATCATCGAATCATCCCGTTCGTACGGGCGAAACCTATTACGAGGGATCGCCCAGTACTCCCGTACGCACGGGAATTGGTCGCTCATGCACGAGGAAATGACGATCGACGCTTCGCTTCCCCAATGGCTGGCGGGGGCCGGCGTGAACGGCGTGATCGCACGTGTTGATTCGCACACGCTGGATCCGTTGCGTCAATTGAGTATACCGATTGTCGATGTCCGCTGCCGAAACGCGCACGCTGGCATCCCACAAGTGGAAACCGACGACCACGCCGTCGCTCGGCTTGCCTATCAACATCTTTCAGAACGAGGTTTCCAGCGGTTTGCGTTTTGCGGCTTTCGGGAAGCACACTATTCCTACAATCGATTGCGTTTCTTCCGCGAGTGTTGTGAAGCCAATGGCCAATCACTTGCGGTCTACGAAACGGATGGTGCGACCAAGCCAATCACCAGCATCGAGCGAGCCGGATTGACGGACGACCTTGCCTTGTCACGTTGGCTGAAATCACTGCAACCGGCGACCGGGTTGTTGGTCTGCAACGACATTCGTGGGCATCAAGTCTTGGCAGCCTGCCGCGACGCCGGAATCCTGGTCCCCGATGAGCTCGGCGTGGTAGGCGTCGATGACGACGATGTGATCTGTCCGCTGTGCGATCCGCCGCTCTCGAGCGTTCGCCCGGATGCCGAACGAGTTGGCTACCGAGCCGCCGCCGTGCTCGATGAACTCATGCAGGGCAACCCGGTTGACGACACCATGGAACTGGTCCCTCCCGTCACAGTCACGCAGCGAATGTCGACGCAGGTATCCGCTGTCGAAGATCGCGAGCTCGCGCGAGTTTGCCGATTCATTCGTGAACATGCCTGCGACGGAATCGACGTCAACGATGTCGTCGAGTATTCCGCTTTATCACGTCGCGCCCTGGAGCGTCGATTTCGCCAGGAACTGGACCGGACACCACACCAAGAGCTGATGAACGTGCAAGTCGCACGAGTCAAACAATTGCTCAAAGAAACTTCGCTCAAACTGGAACAGGTCTCCCGAATGGCGGGCTACAGTCACCCCGAACGCCTCGGTGTTGTCTTCAAACGAGAAACCGGCATGACGCCTGGCGAATACCGACGTCAGGCCAATCATGCTGGTGGTGACAACGTGATTCAAGTGGAATGA